A region of Epinephelus moara isolate mb chromosome 15, YSFRI_EMoa_1.0, whole genome shotgun sequence DNA encodes the following proteins:
- the LOC126401705 gene encoding uncharacterized protein LOC126401705 has protein sequence MAEEGCVYELEGLDKQLQSLLRRYSSDELRADSKAFCSDFSKLVEEYASRWQVPLPQLRILEISLCHFTRASTFFTPNCDHVLHTLSSLALSIFELLLFIDQKDFHQEPLKQFTVTFQECHNLALARHQNVHLLQVERLVQGGGPWAGAALQAILSESSLPQSEVDGYISSELPVFFELRVRYLLSCERVSEAMSLAKCCAQHPTAGQHLFFLQVYLTWLCKTSQHDRLHKEVAEFNGKDAIHIICSLECEEKDELLLALSRAFLSQQLRRGDMYYLCDLVFIWSKLHSRLNTSKQALLEDSHQLMLSATNVNSIFPFIRAILQELGEDGVQFCVELCANALGSCFPCDVITKSLIYKTIAGLLPNDLEVCRACALLVFFLERTVETYKMVYLLYVHPDQEYHVEYSPIPNHVRFETLQVLKKDLYFDPEFWNLIALRTNCLKLMSEKVVSAALEEIMEDKWILSYCTKEPVSRSSTSVCQRGRKGVAAKKRHLKDDRHHKEDTASKRLKVGQGKTQLNVDHTGKRKGNQGAQPLKDASSKPLRRSFWQLDRLQDNGELRRTTRLSEKNPPKRRIRKPRWLLEDSGTLGENNVLPNIKKHGLRHQKHHRSSVMKRPHSGELKNNAKHKPSINLHLMARENNSKPQKGCSLDSVKPAALPQVILELSLPDNELMGTFTEDSCSRQRSIPQVLLYRPTVKIPVTSQPVKTVHRKEVILRARDATMLIQQLHCYTRRQKGKGNVLNIQGSVSTITRSSVQGSPPKEPEKECCERPAAEMKGGVASQTRAATEVTGSPVLEKVPQARTTKAASRKTFSGGELSEKSAAEMKATKASQKTVATEGTETPTLDKVLQAQSIAAARELCEESAVEMKVTIASTAAKVTQSPGLDEVSKAVKDTSKTTTSAEVMQTATVDNNQMVATDKTHPVSNMTNISNTGAADPTASQSQDVPRGGMQELKSLPSQAETGKNPVAQATADIPEVLTTVSKNISEVDITDVSPKLTKGNVPCENDSGGETTYTPKDQDSINDISALTLVTEMVTELAPEALSRDLENHKQPVPEDGASNESTARSKSKVPRKRTTSSCSVVADVQGKKEATQDIDPETPENSELPQSEESKLEYCCTFCNKDFKGSRVVAHAMFHYRKDECMFCGTIFKDDLLAMMHLSDHIEKLKKIKESAGNRAQEKSVSGTKDISTPKTCAKAKTSTVSSGRRSSGRLKKSTDSPKSVSLPDSAPSGSRKLRSNEEPVDSQSLHEKRQHPSKHLNSKTPVHKVNGHIGKKKGLGRPRKDTFNSEAKQPPSQQISKERTNDRAEHSRLQKNKDIEMNSSATSVQVDSSAHDEMKETESQRVPKTTTKQSGKVAEEKNVEPQEKLCCPAEGCSWFTDLSKNRVALLYHALEEHYGEVKPLKLAFRVGNNKCSSCMRVMWSFKHFQHHVERHRLTPRHPCLHQGCSARFKTGMEMRRHARRHSPLQAVCCLPGCSQLFICLWALNLHEREHYASKPSKPDKYTNEQTGDKHDNTPDGKKKTDHKPKDATATTTEKTVSEKAVRKLREATHNSSTEKHVQAPPPTTVSASLLKERKDSHVLKNLSNKDTSTQSVSPNLRLRQTLRKATNTMKSDRVISSSLLKHNIRVRHKFKKKQVKVNTKFPKRRGRPPKSKEAVHDENKTTGQNNQAVIIKTARRGRPPKAAETSNMTNAKQKKEKSQQVQDVVKTTETSISEPRSKKSMNRQVKKNHVKHKWISRGSSSAKVSADSLNQSVSSTSADKTQKVTADQTKKQHKVKKRSTPKENSSQPASSDSSKSKKPTVTDNEASTKIVKKKCPLKEPEPALKKSAKPTSDVPQVEAKAVPAVESSANEGKAKAEDTNSTQSSSGNAVPAVPTNSSDVTTAPPTISGEKTQKVASKKLHIKKEGKKEKSTASSDSGKTNKKHKDINKKRDKKTLEGGQPCKDPSKPPALKKKATSKSPDQQVKAKAAAAVEGSSDVDGKAKEGTDATVSSSGSSTPPATDSGSNETTSQLTAPEKGIKNEKSKKSHVKKDSDPNKANKKRKNVQKEGDTKIVKKKCKVQPKVESSVGEDGKTVVETKPVNSSGHSPTMNRQAASEDAKSTVLINTLAEYGKKPYMRPPPTAYLDEKYITMPKRRKQLSFLPSFQRSPAPQESCITTAPQRHRCANCFATFNSAEELQSHQQLQKCSNVFGFDSDEEGST, from the exons ATGGCGGAGGAGGGCTGTGTGTACGAGTTAGAGGGGCTCGACAAACAATTGCAGAGTTTGTTGCGCCGCTACTCAAGTGATGAACTGCGGGCCGATAGTAAAGCGTTCTGCTCTGACTTTAGCAAG CTGGTGGAAGAGTATGCCTCTCGCTGGCAGGTGCCGCTGCCTCAGCTCAGGATCCTTGAGATAAGTCTCTGCCACTTCACTCGAGCCTCCACCTTCTTCACACCAAACTGTGATCACGTGCTCCACACACTCAGCAGTCTGGCTTT GAGCATTTTTGAGTTGTTGCTGTTCATTGACCAGAAGGACTTCCATCAGGAGCCGCTGAAACAATTCACTGTTACATTCCAG GAATGTCACAACTTGGCCCTCGCGAGGCATCAGAATGTTCACTTACTTCAGGTGGAGCGTTTGGTTCAAGGCGGTGGGCCTTGGGCCGGCGCAGCCTTACAGGCAATCCTCAGTGAGTCCAGTTTACCTCAGAGTGAAG TGGATGGGTACATCAGCTCTGAGCTGCCGGTGTTCTTTGAGCTCCGGGTGCGCTACCTCTTATCCTGTGAGCGGGTCAGCGAGGCTATGTCCCTGGCTAAGTGTTGTGCTCAGCATCCCACTGCAGGACAGCACTTGTTCTTCCTCCAGGTCTACCTCACGTGGCTTTGTAAAACTTCACAGCATGACCGCCTACATAAAGAG GTGGCTGAATTTAATGGAAAAGATGCAATTCACATCATCTGTAGTTTGGAGTGTGAGGAAAAGGATGAGTTGCTACTCGCCCTCAGCAGAGCCTTCCTCTCTCAGCAGCTCCGCAGGGGAGACATGTACTATTTGTG TGATCTTGTCTTCATATGGAGTAAACTTCACAGTCGGTTGAATACGTCCAAGCAAGCTCTGCTCGAGGATAGTCATCAGCTGATGCTCTCTGCCACCAATGTCAACTCGATCTTCCCATTCATCAGAGCCATACTTCAGGAG CTTGGTGAAGATGGTGTCCAGTTCTGCGTGGAGCTTTGTGCTAATGCCCTGGGGTCTTGCTTTCCCTGTGATGTCATAACCAAGTCCCTAATCTACAAAACCATTGCTGGCCTGCTTCCCAATGACCTGGAGGTTTGCAGGGCATGTGCTCTTCTTGTCTTCTTCCTCGAACGCACTGTTGAGACATACAAGATGGTGTACCTTCTTTACGTGCATCCCGATCAGGAGTACCATGTGGAGTACAGCCCAATCCCAAATCATGTTCGCTTTGAAACCCTGCAG gTCTTGAAGAAGGACCTGTATTTTGACCCAGAGTTTTGGAACCTCATTGCTTTGCGGACCAACTGTTTGAAGCTGATGAGTGAGAAGGTGGTCAGTGCTGCCCTTGAAGAGATCATGGAGGACAAATGGATCCTGAGCTATTGCACCAAAGAACCTGTTTCCCGATCAAGCACATCAGTATGTCAGAGAGGACGTAAAGGGGTGGCAGCTAAAAAGCGGCACCTCAAAGACGACAGACATCATAAAGAGGACACTGCATCCAAGAGACTTAAGGTGGGTCAaggcaaaacacaactaaaTGTTGACCACACTGGAAAGAGGAAAGGCAACCAAGGGGCACAACCTTTGAAGGATGCATCATCCAAGCCTTTGAGGCGTTCATTTTGGCAGCTAGACAGACTGCAGGACAATGGTGAACTGAGGCGCACTACTCGACTCTCAGAGAAGAACCCGCCAAAACGGAGGATTAGAAAACCCAGGTGGCTTCTGGAAGACTCGGGAACTCTTGGAGAGAATAATGTTCTTCCAAACATCAAAAAGCATGGGTTGAGACATCAAAAGCACCATCGGTCCTCTGTCATGAAGAGGCCTCATAGTGGTGAGCTCAAGAACAATGCAAAACACAAACCTTCAATAAATTTGCATTTAATGGCAAGGGAAAACAACAGCAAGCCCCAGAAAGGATGTTCTTTGGACTCTGTTAAACCAGCTGCCTTGCCACAGGTAATTCTTGAGCTCTCCCTTCCAGACAATGAACTCATGGGAACATTTACTGAGGACTCTTGCAGCAGACAGAGAAGTATCCCTCAAGTGCTCCTTTACAGACCTACAGTGAAGATTCCTGTCACATCACAACCTGTAAAGACCGTACATCGCAAAGAGGTGATTCTTAGAGCGCGGGATGCAACTATGCTCATACAACAGTTGCACTGTTATACTCGGCGGCAAAAAGGAAAAGGTAACGTGTTGAATATTCAAGGCTCAGTATCAACAATCACACGTTCCTCCGTGCAAGGAAGTCCTCCAAAAGAGCCAGAGAAAGAGTGCTGTGAAAGGCCTGCTGCTGAGATGAAAGGTGGAGTTGCCTCTCAGACACGAGCAGCAACTGAAGTCACAGGATCCCCAGTTTTAGAAAAAGTCCCTCAGGCTCGGACTACAAAAGCAGCCTCAAGAAAGACATTTTCAGGAGGAGAGCTTTCTGAAAAATCTGCTGCTGAGATGAAAGCTACCAAAGCGTCACAGAAAACAGTAGCAACTGAAGGTACAGAAACTCCAACTTTGGATAAGGTCCTGCAAGCACAGTCCATAGCTGCAGCAAGGGAGCTCTGCGAAGAGTCTGCTGTTGAGATGAAAGTCACTATTGCATCAACAGCAGCAAAAGTGACTCAATCTCCAGGTTTAGATGAGGTCTCTAAAGCTGTTAAAGACACCTCAAAAACCACAACTTCAGCTGAGGTCATGCAAACCGCAACTGTGGACAACAATCAGATGGTAGCTACCGATAAAACCCATCCAGTCTCAAATATGACCAACATTtcaaacactggagctgctgatCCCACAGCGTCACAGTCTCAAGATGTTCCTAGAGGTGGTATGCAAGAACTGAAGTCACTACCCTCTCAGGCTGAAACTGGCAAAAATCCGGTAGCTCAGGCCACAGCAGACATCCCAGAGGTGCTCACCACTGTCAGCAAGAACATTTCTGAGGTGGACATCACAGATGTGTCACCCAAACTCACAAAAGGAAATGTGCCTTGTGAAAATGACTCAGGTGGGGAAACTACTTATACACCTAAAGATCAGGACAGTATAAATGACATATCTGCTCTGACTTTAGTAACAGAAATGGTTACTGAACTTGCACCTGAGGCACTTAGTCGAGATCTGGAAAATCACAAACAGCCAGTTCCAGAGGACGGTGCTTCTAATGAGTCAACAGCAAGAAGTAAATCTAAAGTTCCTCGCAAACGCACTACCTCCAGCTGCTCTGTAGTTGCTGATGTGCAAGGGAAGAAAGAAGCAACTCAGGATATCGATCCAGAAACACCTGAAAACAGTGAACTACCGCAATCAGAGGAATCCAAGTTGGAGTACTGTTGTACCTTCTGCAACAAGGACTTTAAGGGAAGTCGCGTAGTTGCACATGCTATGTTCCATTATCGTAAAGACGAGTGCATGTTCTGTGGGACGATCTTCAAAGATGACCTCTTGGCCATGATGCACCTGTCTGACCATATTGAGAAGCTAAAGAAGATCAAAGAGTCAGCCGGTAACAGAGCTCAAGAAAAGTCAGTCTCTGGGACCAAAGACATTTCCACACCTAAGACTTGCGCCAAAGCAAAGACCTCAACTGTGTCTTCTGGGCGCCGTTCTAGTGGGAGGCTGAAGAAATCTACTGACTCTCCCAAATCAGTAAGCCTTCCAGATTCAGCACCATCTGGATCTAGAAAGTTAAGATCCAATGAAGAGCCTGTAGATAGTCAGTCTTTACATGAAAAGAGACAACATCCATCAAAGCACCTTAATAGCAAAACTCCTGTTCACAAGGTGAATGGACATATTGGCAAAAAGAAAGGGCTGGGCAGACCAAGAAAGGACACCTTTAACTCAGAAGCTAAGCAGCCTCCTTCACAGCAGATCTCTaaagaaagaacaaatgataGAGCTGAGCATTCCaggttgcaaaaaaacaaagatataGAGATGAATTCCTCTGCAACATCAGTGCAGGTAGATTCTTCCGCTCATGATGAAATGAAGGAGACGGAATCTCAGCGGGTCCCGAAGACAACCACAAAGCAAAGTGGGAAAGTtgctgaggagaaaaatgttgaGCCGCAAGAGAAACTCTGCTGTCCTGCAGAGGGTTGTTCGTGGTTTACAGACCTGTCAAAGAACCGTGTTGCACTCCTTTACCATGCTCTCGAAGAGCACTATGGTGAGGTCAAACCTCTAAAACTGGCGTTCCGTGTAGGAAACAACAAATGTAGTAGTTGCATGAGGGTTATGTGGAGTTTCAAACATTTTCAACACCACGTTGAAAGACACAGACTCACTCCGCGGCATCCTTGCCTTCATCAGGGTTGTTCTGCGAGGTTCAAAACTGGAATGGAAATGAGACGCCACGCCAGGAGGCACAGTCCGCTGCAGGCAGTGTGCTGCCTCCCTGGTTGTTCGCAGCTATTTATTTGTCTTTGGGCACTGAACCTTCACGAAAGAGAGCACTATGCTTCCAAACCTTCTAAACCAGACAAGTATACAAATGAGCAAACAGGTGACAAACATGATAACACACCGGATGGGAAGAAAAAGACGGATCATAAGCCAAAAGATGCAACTGCTACCACTACTGAAAAGACTGTGAGTGAAAAGGCTGTTCGTAAATTGAGAGAAGCTACACATAACTCGTCAACAGAGAAACATGTCCAGGCTCCTCCTCCCACCACTGTCAGTGCGTCTCtgttgaaagagagaaaagattCACATGTCTTGAAGAATCTCTCTAACAAGGACACATCCACACAGTCAGTCAGCCCTAATCTGAGATTAAGGCAAACATtaagaaaagcaacaaatacAATGAAAAGTGACAGAGTCATCTCATCATCATTGTTAAAACACAATATCAGAGTGCGGCATAAGTTCAAGAAAAAGCAGGTCAAAGTGAACACAAAGTTTCCAAAAAGAAGAGGGCGTCCTCCCAAGTCAAAGGAAGCGGtgcatgatgaaaacaagaccACTGGTCAAAACAATCAGGCTGTTATAATAAAAACTGCTCGGCGTGGTCGCCCCCCAAAAGCAGCAGAGACATCAAATAtgacaaatgcaaaacaaaaaaaggaaaagagtcAGCAGGTCCAAGATGTAGTCAAAACTACGGAAACATCAATCAGTGAACCAAGGTCTAAGAAATCAATGAACAGGCAGGTGAAGAAGAATCATGTCAAACATAAGTGGATTTCACGTGGTTCCTCTTCAGCTAAGGTGTCAGCTGACAGTttaaatcagtcagtcagttcaACCTCAGCAGACAAAACACAGAAGGTAACAGCTGACCAAACGAAGAAACAGCATAAAGTGAAAAAACGCTCCACTCCTAAAGAAAACAGTAGTCAACCAGCTTCCTCAGACTCCAGCAAGTCAAAGAAACCCACGGTTACAGATAACGAAGCCAGCACAAAGATTGTTAAGAAAAAATGTCCTCTCAAAGAACCAGAGCCTGCCTTGAAAAAATCTGCCAAACCGACATCTGATGTCCCACAAGTCGAGGCCAAAGCAGTTCCAGCTGTAGAAAGTTCTGCCAATGAGGGAAAAGCCAAGGCAGAAGACACCAACTCAACACAAAGCAGCTCTGGTAATGCTGTGCCTGCTGTCCCCACGAACAGTTCAGATGTGACAACTGCACCACCCACCATCTcaggagagaaaacacagaagGTAGCTTCAAAGAAAttacacataaaaaaagaaggaaagaaagaaaagagtaCGGCTTCTTCAGACTCAGGCAAGACAAATAAGAAGCACAaagatattaataaaaaaagggACAAGAAAACACTCGAGGGAGGGCAGCCATGCAAAGATCCAAGCAAACCACCTGCTTTGAAAAAGAAAGCTACGTCAAAATCTCCAGACCAACAAGTGAAGgctaaagcagcagcagcagtagaggGCTCTTCTGATGTGGACGGAAAAGCAAAAGAAGGAACAGATGCAACAGTCAGCAGCTCTGGTtcctccacccctcctgccACAGATAGTGGCTCAAATGAAACAACCTCGCAACTCACTGCCCCAGAGAAAGGAATAAAAAACGAAAAATCCAAGAAATCTCATGTCAAAAAAGACTCGGACCCCAACAAGGCAAATAAGAAGCGCAAGAATGTTCAAAAAGAAGGTGACACGAAGATTGtcaagaaaaaatgcaaagttcagcctaaggtggagagctCTGTAGGTGAAGACGGAAAAACTGTAGTGGAAACAAAACCAGTTAACAGCTCTGGTCACTCTCCAACAATGAACAGACAAGCAGCAAGTGAAGATGCAAAATCGACAGTGTTGATAAACACTCTTGCAGAGTATGGCAAGAAGCCATACATGCGTCCACCACCCACAGCATACCTGGATGAGAAGTACATCACCATGCCAAAACGAAGGAAGCAGCTGTCGTTCCTCCCGTCGTTTCAGAGAAGCCCCGCTCCTCAGGAGAGCTGCATTACGACAGCTCCGCAGAGACATCGATGTGCCAACTGTTTTGCTACTTTCAACAGTGCTGAGGAGCTCCAGAGTCATCAGCAACTGCAGAAGTGCTCAAACGTCTTTGGATTCGACTCGGATGAAGAGG gCAGCACTTGA